In the Carboxydothermus hydrogenoformans Z-2901 genome, one interval contains:
- a CDS encoding 3-methyl-2-oxobutanoate dehydrogenase subunit VorB, with the protein METVLMKGNEALAEAAIRAGLNVYFGYPITPQNEVGEYLAKHLPRAGGTFLQAESEVAAINMVYGAAGAGVRTMTSSSGPGISLMQEGISYLAAAELPAVIVNMMRGGPGLGGIQPSQSDYFQATKGGGHGDYRLIVLAPSSVQELYDHTMLAFDLADHYRNPVMVLGDGLLGQMMESVTLKPYIPAFPLEEKTWATRGRKNRKPNIINSLYLDPEKLFSHNQKLFKKYQVIAEKEVRVEVINEEAEFFFVAYGSSARFSLKVIELLKEKGINAGLIRPITLWPFPYTVIAEKVNQSKGFMVVEMSMGQMVEDVERAVKGQKPVYFYGTAGGIVPSPQKIFRRTLEILEGGQE; encoded by the coding sequence ATGGAAACGGTTTTAATGAAAGGCAATGAAGCGCTGGCCGAAGCGGCAATTAGGGCCGGACTGAATGTTTATTTTGGCTATCCCATCACCCCCCAAAACGAAGTTGGTGAATATTTAGCCAAACATCTTCCTCGGGCCGGTGGCACCTTTTTGCAAGCTGAAAGCGAAGTTGCTGCAATTAACATGGTTTACGGAGCAGCCGGCGCCGGCGTTAGAACCATGACTTCCTCTTCCGGCCCGGGTATTAGTCTAATGCAGGAAGGGATTTCCTACCTCGCCGCAGCAGAACTCCCCGCTGTAATTGTCAATATGATGCGGGGAGGTCCCGGCCTTGGAGGCATCCAGCCTTCGCAATCGGATTATTTTCAAGCCACCAAAGGCGGCGGTCACGGCGACTACCGGTTAATTGTCTTAGCTCCTTCTTCGGTTCAAGAATTATACGACCATACAATGTTAGCCTTTGATTTAGCCGACCACTACCGAAACCCGGTCATGGTCTTGGGCGACGGTTTACTGGGACAAATGATGGAGTCGGTTACGTTAAAACCCTATATCCCCGCTTTTCCCTTGGAGGAAAAAACCTGGGCCACCCGTGGAAGGAAGAACCGGAAACCCAACATTATAAACTCCCTGTACCTTGATCCGGAAAAGTTATTCAGTCACAACCAAAAACTCTTTAAAAAATATCAAGTAATTGCCGAAAAAGAAGTCCGGGTTGAAGTAATAAATGAAGAGGCTGAATTTTTCTTTGTAGCCTATGGCTCCTCGGCCCGATTTTCCTTAAAAGTAATTGAGCTTTTAAAGGAAAAAGGTATCAATGCCGGGTTAATCAGGCCGATAACCCTGTGGCCTTTCCCTTATACCGTAATTGCCGAAAAAGTTAACCAGAGTAAAGGATTTATGGTAGTGGAGATGAGCATGGGGCAAATGGTCGAAGATGTCGAACGGGCAGTAAAAGGCCAAAAACCGGTTTATTTTTACGGTACCGCCGGCGGTATTGTCCCCTCACCCCAGAAAATTTTTAGAAGAACTTTAGAAATCCTTGAAGGGGGGCAGGAATAA
- a CDS encoding 4Fe-4S binding protein, translating to MPKIIYVQNLCKACGLCVEFCPVKAITFTDNLNEKGYRVLSFDQEVCTACGTCYRMCPDLAITVQREGR from the coding sequence TTGCCAAAAATAATTTACGTTCAAAATCTCTGTAAAGCCTGCGGTCTTTGTGTGGAATTTTGTCCGGTTAAAGCGATAACTTTTACCGATAATTTAAATGAAAAGGGCTACCGCGTCCTAAGCTTTGACCAGGAAGTTTGCACCGCCTGCGGTACCTGCTACCGCATGTGCCCGGACCTTGCTATCACGGTCCAGAGGGAGGGAAGGTAA
- a CDS encoding Glu/Leu/Phe/Val family dehydrogenase, whose amino-acid sequence MEIVKKENYQGYETVLFATDKKTNFKAIIAVHSTVLGPALGGCRMWFYKSDEEALTDVLRLAEGMTYKNSAMGLNLGGGKAVIIGDPRTDKSSELFARFAEAVNALGGKYYTAEDVGITSQDMLEVSRHTPYVAGLPAKSGDPSPFTAFGVYTGMKAALEYVFGDTSLKGKKVAVQGLGHVGMYLLEHLHQEGAELIVTDIFEDRVAEAIKRFNARFVQPEQIYDVKADIFAPCALGGILNENTIPRLKVKIVAGAANNQLAKLEDGKLLAERGIVYVPDFIINGGGVINVAEELNPEGYDQNRVKAKVATIYDKVKEVLTLSREQKITPQEAAIMYAKKRLLQRRA is encoded by the coding sequence ATGGAAATTGTTAAAAAGGAAAATTATCAAGGTTATGAAACCGTACTTTTTGCTACCGATAAAAAAACTAACTTTAAAGCCATAATTGCCGTCCACAGTACGGTTTTAGGTCCTGCTCTTGGTGGATGCAGAATGTGGTTTTACAAAAGTGATGAAGAGGCCTTAACCGATGTCCTGCGGCTTGCCGAAGGAATGACTTATAAAAACTCCGCCATGGGTTTAAACCTTGGCGGTGGTAAAGCGGTCATTATTGGTGATCCTCGAACCGATAAGTCTTCAGAGCTATTTGCCCGCTTTGCTGAAGCAGTAAACGCTTTAGGGGGCAAGTACTACACCGCTGAAGACGTAGGAATTACCTCGCAAGATATGCTGGAAGTATCCAGACACACCCCGTATGTTGCCGGTCTTCCCGCCAAAAGCGGCGACCCCTCTCCCTTTACTGCTTTTGGTGTCTACACGGGAATGAAAGCAGCCTTAGAATATGTTTTTGGCGATACTTCCCTTAAGGGCAAAAAAGTTGCCGTTCAAGGTTTAGGCCATGTGGGAATGTATCTTTTAGAACACCTTCACCAGGAAGGGGCGGAACTAATTGTCACCGATATTTTTGAGGATAGGGTAGCTGAAGCAATAAAACGTTTTAACGCCCGTTTTGTTCAACCAGAGCAAATTTATGATGTCAAAGCCGATATCTTTGCTCCCTGTGCTTTAGGAGGAATTTTAAACGAAAACACCATTCCCCGGCTTAAAGTAAAAATAGTTGCCGGTGCTGCCAATAACCAGCTGGCAAAGTTGGAAGACGGTAAACTTTTAGCGGAACGCGGAATAGTTTATGTCCCGGACTTCATCATAAACGGCGGCGGAGTAATTAACGTAGCCGAAGAATTAAACCCGGAAGGTTATGATCAGAACCGGGTAAAAGCTAAGGTTGCCACAATTTACGATAAAGTTAAAGAAGTCTTAACTCTTTCCCGGGAACAAAAGATAACTCCCCAGGAAGCTGCAATCATGTATGCCAAAAAGCGGCTTTTACAAAGGAGGGCTTAA
- a CDS encoding sigma-54 interaction domain-containing protein has protein sequence MEAIKILLLGLGQGGTRFLKILGKKSNLKLMAVEKNPEALGVKIAKDLNIPVFSTLEEGLTKAPNLIIDTTGDPQIEKTLKNLKENIPYLSGYIAKLFISLADELFYQEKELEAIINSAHDGLIAVNREGIITWFNSAAEKITGINRNQALGKYVVDAIPNTRLHVILKTGKAEINQFQDLGQAKIITSRIPLFNEFGEVIGAFAIFKDITDMQKLAEELTNLQEIKTLLTSIIDCTQDAISVVDERGYGLLINKAYSELTGLTEKDVIGKPATVDIAEGESVHFRVLQEKRPIKNITMKVGPLKKEVVVNAAPLIVDGTLKGSVAVIHDVSELKRLTEEIDRLKRSLASSARYTFDDIIGEHPLLISAIELAKLAAQTSATVLLRGESGTGKELFAHAIHNQSPRAKKPFIRINCAALTESLLESELFGYEEGAFTGAKKGGKKGVFEEANGGTLFLDEITTLSSNLQAKLLRVLQEKEIVRVGGNQPIPVDVRIIAATNLNLEEAVKNKTFREDLYYRINVIPINLPALRERKTDIPALARAIVQKLNREYGRNIKFIDPEVFRYLMSYSWPGNIRELENYLGRAMLKVSLAENRLGPEHLPKLFEETPQTSFSKTQSSDLNLKKLTREFEKSVVKEALEKAKYNKTKAAQLLGITPRSLYNKLKEFDLL, from the coding sequence ATGGAAGCAATTAAGATCCTTCTTTTAGGTTTAGGGCAGGGCGGAACCAGATTTTTAAAAATTCTTGGTAAAAAAAGTAATTTAAAGCTTATGGCAGTAGAAAAAAACCCGGAAGCTTTGGGGGTCAAAATTGCCAAGGACTTAAATATCCCGGTTTTCTCAACCCTTGAGGAAGGGCTAACGAAAGCTCCCAATCTTATTATTGACACCACCGGCGACCCCCAAATCGAAAAAACTTTAAAAAACTTAAAGGAAAATATCCCTTATCTTAGCGGCTATATCGCTAAACTTTTTATATCTTTAGCTGATGAACTTTTTTACCAGGAAAAAGAGCTTGAAGCCATAATTAACTCCGCCCACGACGGTTTAATTGCGGTAAACCGTGAAGGAATTATTACCTGGTTTAATAGCGCTGCCGAAAAAATTACCGGGATAAACCGCAACCAGGCACTGGGAAAATACGTCGTTGACGCCATCCCTAACACCCGGCTGCACGTTATCCTCAAAACCGGCAAAGCCGAAATCAACCAGTTTCAAGACTTGGGACAAGCAAAAATTATTACCAGCCGGATTCCTCTCTTCAATGAATTTGGAGAAGTAATCGGTGCCTTTGCTATTTTTAAAGATATTACTGACATGCAAAAGTTAGCCGAGGAATTAACCAACCTTCAGGAAATTAAAACCTTATTAACTTCAATTATTGATTGTACGCAAGACGCTATCTCGGTGGTCGATGAACGGGGTTACGGGCTTTTAATCAATAAAGCCTATTCCGAACTTACCGGACTTACCGAAAAGGATGTCATCGGTAAACCGGCAACGGTTGATATTGCCGAAGGGGAAAGTGTTCATTTTCGAGTACTACAGGAAAAAAGGCCGATAAAAAATATCACGATGAAAGTCGGTCCCTTAAAAAAGGAAGTGGTGGTTAACGCCGCACCCCTAATTGTCGACGGCACCCTAAAAGGAAGCGTCGCCGTTATTCACGATGTCTCGGAATTAAAAAGACTTACCGAAGAAATCGATCGGTTAAAGCGTTCCCTTGCTTCGAGCGCCCGCTACACCTTTGATGATATAATAGGAGAACATCCCTTACTAATTTCAGCTATAGAGCTTGCCAAGTTAGCAGCCCAGACTTCCGCTACTGTCTTGCTGCGCGGCGAGTCCGGAACCGGTAAGGAACTATTTGCCCACGCTATCCATAACCAGAGTCCCAGGGCAAAAAAACCTTTTATCCGGATCAATTGCGCCGCCTTAACCGAAAGTCTTTTAGAAAGTGAACTTTTTGGCTACGAAGAAGGGGCTTTTACCGGGGCTAAAAAAGGCGGTAAAAAAGGTGTCTTTGAAGAAGCCAATGGGGGAACTCTGTTTTTAGATGAAATCACCACTCTCTCCTCCAATTTGCAGGCTAAACTTTTGAGAGTTCTTCAGGAAAAGGAAATTGTACGGGTAGGCGGTAATCAGCCAATTCCGGTAGATGTAAGGATTATCGCTGCTACCAATTTAAACTTAGAAGAAGCGGTAAAAAATAAAACCTTCCGGGAAGACCTTTATTACCGGATAAACGTAATCCCCATTAATTTACCGGCTTTACGAGAACGTAAAACCGATATCCCCGCTTTAGCCCGGGCTATTGTCCAAAAACTTAACAGGGAATACGGCCGCAATATTAAATTTATTGATCCGGAAGTTTTCCGCTATTTAATGAGTTATTCCTGGCCGGGAAATATCCGGGAACTTGAAAATTATTTAGGGCGGGCGATGTTAAAAGTATCCCTGGCCGAAAATCGCTTGGGCCCCGAACATCTGCCCAAGCTTTTTGAAGAAACTCCCCAAACTTCTTTTTCTAAAACCCAAAGCTCCGACTTAAACTTAAAGAAACTGACCCGGGAATTTGAAAAATCGGTGGTTAAGGAAGCTCTCGAAAAAGCTAAATATAACAAAACCAAAGCAGCCCAGCTTCTTGGAATAACTCCCCGCAGTTTGTATAACAAGCTAAAAGAGTTTGACCTTTTATAA
- a CDS encoding methylaspartate ammonia-lyase encodes MKIIDALFAPGLTGFYFDDQEAIKKGAVHNGFWYEGNPQTPGYKRIRQKGEAILVMLVLENGEVAYGDCAAVQYSGTGGRDPLFTAEEFLPILENEIRPKLIGLELNSFRNLAHIFDRELTVNGKPLHTALRYGLTQALLDGVARAQKKLMAEVIAEEYQLPVIPEPVPIFVQTGDDLYTNADKAIIKRADVLPHALINNVEEKLGRQGEKLLAYIKWLKKRIFELAGDEYRPVIHIDVYGTVGLIFANDLEKIAGYLATLAHEAAPFKLRIEGPVDMGSLWGQIEALSKLREIIDRRGIPVEIVADEWCNTLEDIKLFADHKAGHMVQIKTPDLGGINNVVEAVLYAKMKGIGAYLGGTCNETDRSAQISVHLALATRPDQMLAKPGMGLDEGLMIVYNEMQRAIALLKRRGGK; translated from the coding sequence ATGAAAATTATCGATGCTCTTTTTGCGCCAGGACTTACCGGTTTTTATTTTGATGATCAAGAGGCCATTAAAAAAGGTGCGGTACATAACGGGTTCTGGTATGAAGGGAACCCCCAAACTCCCGGTTACAAAAGGATTCGCCAGAAGGGTGAAGCAATTCTGGTTATGCTTGTTTTGGAAAATGGGGAAGTGGCGTATGGCGATTGTGCGGCGGTGCAGTATTCGGGAACGGGAGGTCGGGACCCTCTTTTTACTGCTGAAGAGTTTTTGCCGATCCTGGAAAATGAAATACGCCCGAAGTTAATTGGGCTTGAGTTAAATAGTTTTAGAAACCTTGCTCATATTTTTGACCGGGAGCTAACGGTTAACGGAAAACCTTTACATACCGCTTTAAGATACGGGCTAACCCAGGCGCTTTTAGATGGCGTAGCCCGGGCGCAAAAAAAGCTTATGGCGGAAGTGATAGCGGAGGAATATCAGCTACCGGTGATTCCCGAGCCGGTACCGATTTTTGTTCAAACCGGCGATGACCTATACACCAATGCCGATAAGGCAATTATTAAAAGAGCCGACGTTTTACCCCATGCCCTTATTAATAACGTGGAGGAAAAATTAGGGCGGCAGGGGGAAAAGCTTTTAGCTTACATAAAGTGGTTGAAAAAAAGGATATTTGAGCTGGCTGGTGATGAATATCGTCCGGTGATTCATATTGACGTTTATGGTACCGTCGGTTTAATTTTTGCCAATGACCTTGAGAAAATTGCCGGTTACCTTGCAACTTTAGCTCATGAGGCGGCTCCCTTTAAGCTTAGAATTGAAGGACCGGTAGATATGGGAAGCCTCTGGGGGCAAATCGAGGCTCTATCTAAGTTAAGGGAAATAATTGACCGAAGAGGGATTCCCGTGGAAATTGTGGCCGATGAATGGTGTAATACCTTGGAAGACATTAAATTATTTGCTGACCATAAAGCGGGACATATGGTTCAGATTAAAACTCCCGACTTGGGCGGGATAAACAACGTTGTGGAGGCGGTGCTTTACGCCAAAATGAAGGGTATAGGTGCATATCTGGGAGGTACCTGCAACGAAACCGACCGCTCAGCGCAAATTTCGGTACATTTGGCTCTGGCAACCCGCCCGGACCAGATGTTAGCCAAACCCGGGATGGGGTTGGATGAAGGGTTAATGATTGTTTATAATGAAATGCAGCGAGCAATTGCCCTGTTAAAGAGGCGAGGAGGTAAATAA
- a CDS encoding acyclic terpene utilization AtuA family protein: MEKVKILSPTAILGYGFPVKSFEAGLEKKPDVIAVDAGSVDPGPYYLGAGKSFTQRAAVKRDLYYMLKACVELNIPLLIGTAGGAGGRVHLMEVVEIIKELAFENDLSFKMAVIDTEIDKEWLKDKVRQRKTKPLGNLPDLTIEEIEEAVRIVAQAGMEPFIKALKAGAQVIVAGRAFDPAVFAAYPVAHGFDVGLSLHLGKILECAAIATEPGSGSDCLMGELDREGFVVYPLNPERRATPLSVSAHSLYEKTSPFELHGPGGKLDLSQVNFQAVDDRTVRVTGTKFIKTPNYYLKIEGVKRVGFRAISIAGSRDPKFIENFQSIASGVKKRVEDNFPELAGKYYLNFIAYGINGVMGALEPENKLSHEIGIVMDVVAEDKNTAEQILSFTRSTMLHFGFPGRISTAGNLAFSFSPSDIPVGDVYNFSIHHLVEVEDPEKLFPIEHIEIGGRGGGKTY; the protein is encoded by the coding sequence ATGGAAAAGGTGAAAATCCTATCCCCTACCGCTATTTTGGGGTACGGCTTTCCGGTTAAATCTTTTGAAGCTGGATTGGAAAAAAAGCCAGATGTTATCGCTGTTGATGCTGGTTCGGTCGACCCCGGACCGTATTATTTAGGAGCCGGAAAATCGTTTACCCAGCGGGCTGCGGTAAAAAGGGACCTTTATTACATGCTTAAAGCTTGTGTGGAACTAAATATTCCGCTGTTAATTGGTACTGCCGGGGGAGCCGGCGGCAGGGTTCATTTAATGGAAGTAGTAGAAATTATCAAAGAACTGGCTTTTGAAAATGATCTTTCCTTTAAAATGGCGGTTATTGATACCGAAATAGATAAAGAGTGGTTAAAAGATAAAGTTAGACAAAGGAAAACCAAACCGTTAGGAAATTTACCGGATTTAACCATTGAGGAAATTGAGGAAGCGGTGCGGATTGTGGCCCAGGCGGGAATGGAGCCGTTTATCAAAGCGTTAAAAGCCGGTGCTCAGGTAATCGTGGCGGGAAGAGCTTTTGACCCGGCGGTTTTTGCTGCCTATCCGGTGGCCCACGGTTTTGATGTGGGTTTATCCCTGCATTTGGGGAAAATACTGGAATGTGCGGCGATTGCTACCGAACCGGGCAGCGGCAGCGACTGCTTGATGGGGGAACTTGACCGGGAAGGATTTGTAGTTTACCCCTTAAATCCCGAACGGCGGGCTACACCCCTTTCGGTATCTGCCCATTCCCTTTATGAAAAAACTAGTCCCTTTGAGTTACACGGTCCGGGTGGTAAGCTTGACCTCTCCCAGGTGAACTTTCAAGCAGTAGATGACCGGACGGTGAGGGTTACCGGTACTAAATTCATTAAAACCCCCAATTACTACCTGAAAATTGAGGGCGTAAAAAGAGTAGGATTCCGGGCCATTAGCATTGCCGGCAGCAGGGACCCGAAATTTATTGAAAATTTCCAGTCCATAGCATCAGGGGTAAAAAAACGGGTGGAAGATAATTTTCCAGAACTTGCGGGAAAGTATTATCTAAACTTTATAGCTTACGGGATAAACGGTGTTATGGGGGCGTTAGAGCCGGAAAACAAGCTTTCCCATGAAATTGGGATTGTTATGGATGTGGTGGCGGAAGATAAAAATACTGCCGAACAGATATTAAGTTTTACCCGCAGTACCATGCTCCATTTTGGTTTTCCCGGGCGAATTTCCACCGCCGGAAATCTGGCGTTTTCCTTCTCTCCTTCGGATATTCCGGTTGGCGATGTTTATAATTTCTCCATCCACCATTTGGTGGAAGTGGAAGATCCGGAAAAGCTTTTTCCCATCGAACACATTGAAATAGGAGGTAGAGGCGGTGGTAAAACTTATTGA
- a CDS encoding DUF4387 domain-containing protein: protein MVKLIDIAKVIRSKNSGPFELTFDIIFKDKEIYEKVKGKKAINSELIKRLYKISEDKIIGIYYFDPALAVKFTIVRPLPAGHLGETDIYGAQQHAPLLNAELEL from the coding sequence GTGGTAAAACTTATTGATATTGCCAAAGTAATCCGGAGTAAAAACTCCGGACCTTTTGAGCTTACTTTTGACATTATTTTTAAAGATAAGGAAATTTACGAAAAGGTTAAAGGGAAAAAAGCTATTAATAGCGAATTAATAAAAAGGCTTTATAAAATTTCTGAAGACAAAATAATAGGTATTTATTATTTTGATCCGGCACTGGCGGTGAAGTTTACTATAGTACGTCCCCTGCCAGCAGGACACCTGGGAGAAACCGATATTTACGGGGCCCAGCAGCATGCACCGCTTTTAAATGCAGAACTTGAACTGTAA
- a CDS encoding thymidine kinase: MGRIEVITGPMFSGKSEELVRRALRLMYAKKKVIAFHHALDNRFGHKKIVSRSGFELESYPVQNFAFEVIWDLAKDYDAVLVDEAQFFSDELVDTCLNLRRRSKIVVVSGLDLDVYENPFGPMPKLLALADRVDKLKAVCFECGEEATISYRLSGEKEQIVVGDKNYIALCYRCYYAKKKEER; the protein is encoded by the coding sequence ATGGGGAGAATTGAGGTCATTACCGGTCCAATGTTCTCCGGGAAATCGGAGGAACTGGTGCGCAGAGCCTTGCGGCTTATGTATGCTAAGAAAAAAGTAATAGCATTTCACCATGCTCTGGATAATCGCTTCGGGCATAAAAAAATAGTCAGTAGGAGCGGGTTTGAACTGGAATCCTACCCGGTTCAAAATTTTGCTTTTGAGGTAATCTGGGATTTAGCAAAAGATTATGATGCGGTTTTAGTTGATGAAGCTCAATTTTTTAGTGACGAACTGGTGGATACCTGTTTAAATTTGCGCCGGCGTTCGAAAATTGTGGTGGTTTCCGGTTTGGATTTGGATGTTTACGAAAATCCTTTTGGCCCAATGCCGAAACTGTTAGCTCTGGCTGACAGGGTGGATAAATTAAAAGCCGTTTGTTTTGAATGCGGAGAGGAAGCTACGATATCATATCGTTTATCGGGGGAGAAGGAACAAATAGTGGTTGGAGACAAAAATTACATCGCCCTGTGTTACCGCTGTTATTATGCCAAGAAAAAAGAAGAGCGGTAG
- a CDS encoding CoA-binding protein, producing MDIREILTRFKNIAVVGVSDKPERPSYQVAKFLMEKGYRVFPVNPNLDSFLGQKAYRSLEEIPETVEIVDVFRKTEEVPAIAKSSVTIGAKVLWQQEGVNSPEAKEIAEAAGLIVIADRCIKKEYLKNFP from the coding sequence ATGGACATTAGAGAAATTTTGACCCGTTTTAAAAATATTGCGGTGGTAGGGGTTTCCGATAAGCCGGAACGCCCGAGTTATCAGGTAGCAAAATTTTTAATGGAAAAAGGGTACAGGGTTTTTCCTGTAAATCCTAACTTGGATAGTTTTCTTGGCCAAAAAGCTTATAGGTCTTTAGAAGAAATTCCAGAAACGGTGGAAATTGTGGATGTTTTTCGCAAGACTGAAGAAGTACCGGCAATAGCTAAGTCTTCCGTGACTATTGGTGCTAAGGTTTTATGGCAGCAGGAGGGAGTAAATAGCCCGGAAGCTAAGGAAATTGCCGAAGCTGCCGGTTTAATTGTTATTGCCGATCGCTGTATCAAAAAAGAATATCTTAAAAATTTCCCTTAA
- a CDS encoding hemerythrin domain-containing protein yields the protein MANCTEVMVKEHELILRMLDILETGADKLSRGEFVPPEVFTGAVIFIREFADRFHHGKEEDVFFPALYEAGMPEENSPQELLNLEHKLGRRFVGRLDEAAEQYMDGDDGAIPAVVEAARDYVRLLRQHILKENEGLFPVAERLMSDSLKERVNQNYAEVERERFPEDTVLRFTQLVERFEHLLDIKKN from the coding sequence ATGGCCAATTGCACCGAGGTAATGGTAAAGGAACATGAACTTATCTTGAGAATGTTAGATATTTTAGAAACCGGAGCGGACAAGCTTTCCCGGGGAGAGTTTGTTCCGCCGGAAGTATTTACCGGAGCGGTTATTTTTATCCGGGAGTTTGCTGATCGCTTTCATCACGGCAAAGAAGAAGATGTGTTTTTCCCTGCTCTGTATGAAGCGGGAATGCCGGAAGAAAACAGCCCTCAGGAGCTTTTAAATTTAGAGCACAAACTCGGGCGAAGGTTTGTGGGGCGCCTGGATGAGGCAGCAGAGCAGTACATGGATGGGGATGACGGAGCAATACCGGCAGTGGTGGAAGCTGCCCGCGACTATGTAAGGCTCTTACGGCAGCATATTTTAAAGGAAAATGAGGGGCTTTTTCCTGTGGCTGAACGCCTTATGAGCGATAGCTTAAAGGAAAGGGTAAACCAGAACTATGCGGAAGTTGAAAGGGAAAGATTTCCCGAAGACACGGTGCTAAGATTTACCCAGTTAGTGGAACGTTTTGAACATTTACTGGATATAAAGAAAAATTAA
- a CDS encoding MFS transporter has protein sequence MEYRWRVMWVVALGTFMAPLDASVVNIALLSIIKDFKASLATGEWVILIYLLFISTLLLTYGRLGDLYGKKLVYVTGFVVFTVGSLLCGLSPTLGFLIGARVIQSLGAGMMMAMAPAIVTEVFPSQERGKALGINGMMVAAALAFGPSAGGFLTHFFGWRSVFFINLPIGLIGSILAFKIIKNDFTREKHSFDFLGAFLSFLGLGSLLILLTFFEKYGFTHPLMIGALVISILAFLLFLYTEKKVSEPMVDLGLFKNRDFSFSNLSAFLSYVALYQVVFLMPIYLQQLRHFTPEKAGMVMSVHPLLTMIVAPLSGSLSDKIGSKVLAPLGMTVMALGLFALSRLNSETTVGIIILSLMLIGLGSAIFQSPNNSTIMGSVPKNRLGTASGFLATMRNVGMVMGVAVAGAVFTGRRTYYLTYYLQNHYTKELATVKAFVLAFREAFLVGAFIALLSAAASLVRSRGRKEKLLQK, from the coding sequence ATGGAGTACCGGTGGAGAGTAATGTGGGTAGTGGCTCTTGGGACTTTTATGGCGCCACTGGATGCCAGCGTTGTGAATATTGCCCTTCTTTCAATAATTAAAGATTTTAAGGCAAGTTTAGCGACCGGAGAATGGGTAATTTTAATTTACCTTCTTTTCATCAGCACTCTTTTGCTGACTTATGGACGCCTGGGGGATTTGTACGGTAAAAAATTGGTTTACGTTACGGGCTTTGTAGTTTTCACTGTTGGTTCTTTGTTATGCGGTCTTTCCCCGACCCTTGGTTTTTTAATAGGAGCGCGGGTTATCCAATCCCTTGGCGCAGGGATGATGATGGCCATGGCGCCGGCAATTGTTACCGAAGTTTTTCCATCGCAGGAACGGGGAAAGGCTTTGGGGATTAATGGCATGATGGTGGCTGCAGCTCTGGCTTTTGGGCCTTCTGCCGGGGGATTTTTAACTCACTTTTTCGGGTGGCGTTCCGTGTTTTTTATTAATCTCCCTATTGGATTAATTGGGAGTATTTTGGCCTTTAAAATAATTAAGAACGATTTCACGCGGGAAAAACATTCCTTTGATTTTCTCGGGGCTTTTTTAAGCTTTCTTGGTCTTGGAAGCCTTTTAATCCTTCTTACCTTTTTTGAAAAATACGGCTTTACCCATCCCTTAATGATTGGTGCCTTGGTTATTTCAATCCTGGCTTTTCTTTTGTTTTTATACACCGAAAAAAAGGTTTCTGAACCAATGGTGGATTTGGGCTTATTTAAAAATCGTGATTTTTCGTTTAGTAACTTAAGTGCTTTTTTAAGCTATGTTGCCTTGTATCAAGTGGTGTTTTTAATGCCGATTTATCTGCAACAGTTGCGACATTTTACTCCCGAAAAAGCAGGAATGGTAATGTCGGTGCATCCGTTACTAACAATGATTGTAGCTCCTTTAAGCGGAAGCCTTTCCGACAAAATCGGTTCGAAGGTTTTAGCCCCTTTGGGAATGACGGTTATGGCTTTAGGGTTATTTGCCCTTTCCCGTTTAAATAGCGAGACAACAGTTGGCATAATTATCTTATCTTTAATGTTAATCGGGCTTGGCAGTGCCATTTTTCAGTCGCCCAACAACAGCACTATAATGGGGAGTGTGCCGAAAAATCGCCTGGGAACCGCTTCCGGGTTTCTGGCGACAATGCGCAATGTCGGAATGGTAATGGGAGTAGCCGTTGCCGGGGCCGTGTTTACCGGCCGGCGTACTTATTATTTAACTTATTATTTGCAAAATCACTATACTAAAGAACTTGCAACCGTAAAAGCCTTTGTTTTAGCTTTTAGGGAAGCATTTTTAGTGGGCGCTTTTATTGCCCTGTTGTCGGCTGCAGCTTCACTGGTAAGATCCCGGGGGCGAAAAGAAAAGCTTTTACAAAAATAA